In the genome of Nocardia sp. NBC_00416, one region contains:
- a CDS encoding ABC transporter ATP-binding protein → MTSADPIIEVDELTRQFVRSRRPGKRLRSRREAVTAVDAMSFRIERGAAVGYIGANGAGKSTTIKMLTGILVPTSGSVRTCGLEPIRQRRELASRIGVVFGQRSQLWWDLPLRESFTILAAIHRLEPGAGRSRTAELVEQLEMAETLDTPVRQLSLGQRMRAEVAAALLHSPELVILDEPTIGLDVLSKQRLREFLRAERAERGTTLMLTTHDMGDIERLCDRVLVVDRGRLAYDGSLLGLGATVGAQRVLVVDLVGPAPALHGLSGAEMVAYEADGMRQRLAFDDETTTAAQLLAEVSARAEVRDLSIEEPDIEDIVRRLYETAR, encoded by the coding sequence ATGACGAGCGCCGATCCGATCATCGAGGTCGACGAGCTGACCCGGCAGTTCGTCCGGTCGCGCCGACCCGGGAAACGGCTGCGGTCGCGGCGCGAGGCGGTCACCGCCGTCGATGCCATGAGCTTCCGGATCGAGCGGGGCGCGGCGGTCGGCTATATCGGCGCCAACGGCGCCGGGAAGTCCACCACGATAAAGATGCTCACCGGGATCCTCGTCCCGACCTCCGGCTCCGTTCGGACCTGCGGACTCGAACCGATCCGGCAGCGCCGGGAACTGGCGAGCCGGATCGGTGTCGTGTTCGGGCAGCGCTCCCAGTTGTGGTGGGATCTGCCGCTGCGCGAATCGTTCACGATCCTGGCCGCCATCCATCGGCTGGAACCCGGAGCCGGACGGTCGCGCACCGCGGAATTGGTCGAGCAGCTGGAAATGGCCGAGACACTGGATACACCGGTCCGGCAGCTGTCGCTGGGGCAGCGAATGCGCGCGGAGGTCGCCGCGGCGCTGCTGCATTCCCCGGAGTTGGTGATACTCGACGAGCCGACCATCGGGCTGGATGTGCTGTCCAAACAGCGGTTGCGCGAATTCCTGCGCGCCGAACGGGCCGAACGCGGCACCACGCTCATGCTGACCACCCACGATATGGGCGATATCGAACGCCTCTGCGACCGCGTGCTGGTGGTGGATCGCGGCCGTCTCGCCTACGACGGGTCGTTGCTCGGCCTCGGCGCGACCGTGGGCGCGCAGCGGGTGCTTGTCGTCGACCTGGTCGGGCCCGCACCGGCGTTGCACGGGCTGTCCGGTGCGGAAATGGTCGCCTACGAGGCCGACGGGATGCGGCAGCGGCTCGCCTTCGACGACGAGACGACCACCGCCGCGCAATTGCTGGCCGAGGTATCGGCCCGCGCCGAGGTGCGCGACCTCTCGATCGAGGAACCCGATATCGAGGACATCGTCCGGCGGCTCTACGAGACAGCACGCTGA
- a CDS encoding L,D-transpeptidase codes for MRTGDRREPIRWLVGPLVLITLVAMVLTGCSSSEAADGSVAIDRNPITELIKPKLVAPVKDGDIGVSPAEGMKFEITEGLFTDVALLNPDDQPVAGQLAADGRSWSTTEPLGYSKTYRLQARANGLGGASTAAMSFTTTAPGNVTKPYLAPGEGEVVGIGQPVAIQFDENIPDRKAAQDSITIKTDPPVEGAFYWVNNREVRWRPEHFWAPGTKVNIDVNVYGKDLGNGLYGQDDIHSNFVIGDAVVFKADDNTKMVTVEKNGQVIRTMPTSMGKDDTPTNNGVYILADRHEHIVMDSSTYGVAVNSPTGYRTDVDWATRMSYSGIFFHSAPWSLGAQGNTNTSHGCLNLSPEDAQWVYNTAKRGDIAIVQNTVGPTLPGVDGLGDWNVPWPEWKAGNAQM; via the coding sequence ATGCGTACAGGTGATCGGCGTGAGCCGATCCGTTGGCTGGTCGGACCGCTGGTCCTGATCACATTGGTCGCGATGGTGCTGACCGGTTGTTCGTCGTCGGAGGCGGCGGACGGATCCGTCGCCATCGATCGAAACCCCATCACAGAACTCATCAAGCCCAAACTCGTGGCTCCCGTCAAGGACGGCGATATCGGCGTGTCGCCGGCGGAAGGGATGAAGTTCGAGATCACCGAGGGCCTGTTCACCGATGTGGCTCTGCTGAATCCGGACGATCAGCCGGTGGCCGGCCAGCTGGCCGCCGACGGGCGCAGCTGGTCGACCACCGAGCCGCTGGGTTACAGCAAGACCTACCGGCTGCAGGCCCGGGCCAACGGGCTGGGCGGTGCGTCGACGGCCGCCATGAGTTTCACCACGACGGCGCCGGGCAATGTGACCAAGCCCTACCTCGCCCCCGGCGAGGGCGAGGTGGTCGGTATCGGCCAGCCGGTCGCGATCCAGTTCGACGAGAACATCCCCGACCGCAAGGCCGCGCAGGACTCCATCACGATCAAGACCGACCCGCCGGTCGAGGGCGCCTTCTACTGGGTGAACAATCGCGAGGTTCGCTGGCGGCCCGAGCATTTCTGGGCGCCGGGCACCAAGGTGAACATCGACGTGAACGTCTACGGCAAAGACCTGGGCAACGGGCTCTACGGCCAGGACGACATCCACTCGAACTTCGTGATCGGCGACGCGGTCGTCTTCAAGGCCGACGACAACACGAAGATGGTCACGGTGGAGAAGAACGGCCAGGTCATCCGCACGATGCCGACGTCGATGGGTAAGGACGACACCCCCACCAACAACGGCGTCTACATCCTGGCCGACCGGCACGAGCACATCGTGATGGACTCGTCGACCTACGGTGTCGCGGTGAACTCGCCCACCGGGTACCGCACCGATGTCGACTGGGCCACCCGGATGTCCTACAGCGGGATCTTCTTCCATTCGGCTCCGTGGTCGCTGGGCGCACAGGGGAATACCAACACCAGCCACGGGTGCCTGAACCTGAGTCCCGAGGACGCCCAGTGGGTGTACAACACGGCGAAACGGGGCGATATCGCGATCGTGCAGAACACCGTCGGCCCCACCCTTCCCGGAGTGGACGGCCTCGGTGACTGGAACGTCCCGTGGCCCGAATGGAAAGCGGGCAACGCCCAGATGTGA
- a CDS encoding MFS transporter, with product MSEADARVGRGQVVAWGLWDWGSSAFQAVIVTFVFAVYLTDTVGDDLPGGVPASAWLGWALGAAGLIVAVTAPVTGQRFDATASRKRSLGIMTSVTVVLTAAMFFVRDEHSYLWLGLVLLALGTVFFELASVPYNAMLRQVSTPATLGRVSGFGWAMGYFGGIFLLLICYVGFIAGDGPERGLLGVSTDGGLNIRLVVLLAAVWFAVFALPVLFAVPEVPRTGADPGAAAAGVFGSYRVLWRDLRELWELDRTVIWFLAASAIFRDGLAGVFAFGAILAVQVYGLSDSDVLLFGIAANVVAALGAIVAGRFDDTVGPKRVIVVSLLSAVVAGAVLLVVSGTAMFWVFGLALTLFVGPAQASARSFLTRLTPPGREGQLFGLYTTTGRAASFLAPSLFGLFVWAFGADRAGIGGLLLVLGAGLIALLLVPAPGEKGSKEPAQAPAA from the coding sequence ATGAGCGAGGCGGACGCGCGGGTGGGGCGCGGGCAGGTGGTCGCATGGGGGCTGTGGGACTGGGGGTCCTCCGCATTCCAAGCCGTGATCGTCACGTTCGTCTTCGCGGTTTATCTCACCGATACCGTCGGTGACGATCTGCCCGGGGGAGTCCCGGCCAGTGCGTGGCTGGGCTGGGCTCTCGGAGCGGCCGGGCTGATCGTGGCGGTGACCGCCCCGGTCACCGGGCAGCGTTTCGACGCCACCGCCAGCCGCAAACGTTCGCTCGGGATCATGACCTCGGTGACCGTCGTTCTGACCGCCGCAATGTTCTTCGTCCGGGACGAGCATTCCTACCTGTGGCTCGGGTTGGTGCTGCTCGCATTGGGGACGGTGTTCTTCGAACTCGCGTCGGTGCCCTACAACGCGATGCTGCGTCAGGTGTCCACTCCGGCGACGCTCGGCCGGGTCTCCGGGTTCGGCTGGGCCATGGGCTACTTCGGCGGGATCTTCCTGCTGCTGATCTGCTATGTGGGCTTCATCGCCGGCGACGGCCCCGAGCGCGGCCTGCTCGGCGTGAGCACCGACGGCGGTCTCAACATCCGGCTGGTGGTGCTGCTGGCCGCGGTCTGGTTCGCAGTGTTCGCACTGCCGGTGCTGTTCGCGGTGCCGGAGGTGCCGCGTACCGGCGCCGACCCCGGGGCGGCTGCCGCGGGGGTGTTCGGTTCGTACCGGGTGCTGTGGCGCGACCTGCGGGAGCTGTGGGAGCTCGATCGCACCGTCATCTGGTTCCTGGCGGCCAGCGCCATTTTCCGGGACGGGTTGGCGGGGGTCTTCGCGTTCGGCGCGATCCTGGCCGTGCAGGTGTACGGGCTCAGCGATTCCGATGTGCTCTTGTTCGGCATCGCGGCGAATGTCGTCGCGGCGCTGGGCGCGATCGTCGCCGGCCGGTTCGACGACACAGTGGGTCCCAAGCGGGTGATCGTGGTGTCGCTACTGTCCGCGGTGGTGGCCGGGGCGGTGCTGCTGGTGGTGTCGGGGACGGCCATGTTCTGGGTGTTCGGGCTCGCGCTCACCCTGTTCGTGGGTCCGGCGCAGGCCTCTGCCCGGTCCTTCCTCACCCGGCTGACACCTCCCGGACGCGAAGGGCAGCTCTTCGGCCTCTACACCACCACCGGGCGGGCCGCGTCATTTCTGGCTCCCAGCCTGTTCGGTCTCTTCGTCTGGGCTTTCGGTGCGGATCGGGCAGGTATCGGCGGGCTGCTGCTGGTGCTGGGCGCCGGTCTGATCGCCCTGCTGCTGGTTCCCGCCCCCGGCGAGAAGGGGAGCAAGGAGCCGGCGCAGGCGCCCGCGGCGTGA
- a CDS encoding TetR family transcriptional regulator encodes MTDQGASRVERKERTRQALLVGTLTLAAERGFGALSLREIARSAGIVPTAFYRHFDSLDDLGATLVDEGVQALRLALRQLRRTPDARLSETVRFVFGEVAQKQELYGFLIREQRGGTAALRTAIALELQLIVRELVADLSRVPALDDWSPGNLEVAADLLVATVIDGIADYVAATPRDQQSIVERTIQQIRLISLGMGAWKP; translated from the coding sequence ATGACGGATCAGGGAGCGAGCCGCGTCGAGCGCAAGGAGCGCACCCGGCAGGCCCTACTCGTCGGGACACTGACGCTGGCCGCCGAACGCGGATTCGGAGCCCTGAGCCTGCGCGAGATCGCCCGGTCGGCCGGTATCGTCCCGACGGCCTTCTACCGGCATTTCGACTCCCTCGACGATCTCGGCGCCACCCTCGTCGACGAAGGCGTCCAGGCCTTACGGCTGGCGCTGCGGCAGTTGCGGCGCACCCCCGACGCCCGACTCTCGGAAACGGTGCGGTTCGTCTTCGGCGAGGTCGCCCAGAAGCAGGAGCTGTACGGCTTCCTGATCCGCGAGCAGCGCGGCGGCACCGCGGCGCTGCGTACGGCGATCGCGCTCGAACTGCAGTTGATCGTGCGTGAGCTGGTGGCCGACCTGTCCCGCGTGCCGGCGCTGGACGACTGGTCGCCGGGCAACCTGGAGGTCGCCGCCGATCTCCTGGTCGCCACCGTGATCGACGGAATCGCCGACTATGTGGCGGCCACCCCGCGCGACCAGCAGTCGATCGTCGAACGCACCATCCAGCAGATCCGCCTCATCTCCTTGGGAATGGGCGCCTGGAAGCCCTGA
- a CDS encoding ferredoxin reductase, whose translation MVALLDLMQTLTTPHPVDRYLELVRPMLTVRDMRARIVEVDRSVPGTVSLGLRPTRQWTGLRAGQFLQLGVVIDGVRHLRCYSPVNSQHDSRRRLDLTLRVHPHGLVSRYLHEHARPGMIVDLEPASGVFHLPDRRPDRVLLISGGSGITPVLSMLRTLVDEGYAGRVVFLHYARSPELVPHRAELAEIAAAHPNISLETRYPERDGRGFDSAELARVAPWFADAHTYLCGPPPLMDSVREVYAASGLSERLHTEEFTPSTVPVDSADVDGATTFSTSGVTAENTGASLLEQAEGAGLTPEFGCRMGICFSCTSVRRSGCTRNLRTGELESDPDQPIQLCVQAAVGDVDIDI comes from the coding sequence ATGGTGGCCCTCCTCGATCTGATGCAGACCCTGACCACTCCGCATCCGGTGGACCGGTACCTGGAACTGGTGCGCCCGATGCTCACCGTCCGCGATATGCGGGCACGAATCGTCGAGGTGGACCGCTCGGTCCCCGGAACCGTTTCGCTGGGACTGCGCCCCACCCGGCAGTGGACCGGGCTGCGCGCAGGTCAGTTCCTGCAGTTGGGAGTGGTGATCGACGGTGTACGGCACCTGCGCTGCTATTCACCGGTGAACTCGCAGCACGATTCGCGTCGTCGGCTCGACCTCACCCTCCGCGTGCACCCGCACGGCCTGGTATCGCGGTACCTGCACGAGCACGCCCGCCCGGGCATGATCGTGGATCTCGAACCCGCGTCCGGCGTGTTCCATCTCCCGGACCGGCGGCCCGACCGGGTGCTGTTGATCAGCGGCGGCAGTGGGATCACTCCCGTGCTGTCCATGCTGCGCACCCTCGTCGACGAGGGATACGCCGGCCGAGTGGTCTTCCTGCACTATGCGCGCTCGCCCGAGCTGGTGCCGCACCGCGCCGAACTCGCCGAAATCGCTGCCGCCCATCCGAATATCTCGCTCGAGACGAGGTATCCGGAACGGGACGGCCGCGGCTTCGATTCCGCCGAACTCGCGCGGGTGGCGCCGTGGTTCGCCGACGCGCACACCTACCTGTGCGGTCCACCGCCGCTGATGGACTCGGTTCGGGAGGTATACGCGGCCTCGGGGCTGAGTGAACGCCTGCACACCGAAGAGTTCACGCCCTCCACCGTGCCGGTGGACAGCGCGGACGTGGACGGGGCCACCACCTTCTCGACCAGCGGGGTCACCGCGGAGAATACCGGGGCGTCGCTGCTGGAGCAGGCCGAAGGCGCGGGCCTGACCCCGGAGTTCGGCTGCCGGATGGGGATCTGCTTCTCCTGCACTTCGGTCCGGCGCAGCGGATGCACCCGCAACCTGCGCACCGGGGAGCTGGAATCCGATCCCGACCAGCCGATCCAACTCTGTGTCCAAGCCGCCGTCGGCGATGTCGACATCGATATCTGA
- a CDS encoding fatty acid desaturase family protein produces MTILTETKDGPLVLSPDQVEEIGRTLDELRDRVVADLGERDREYIYSIIKAQRGFEIAGRGLMYLGFLPPFWLAGVAALSVSKILDNMEIGHNVMHGQYDWMREPNLNSRVFEWDNVCPGDQWKHSHNYMHHTYTNIHGRDRDIGYGVLRIDEGQDWHPYYLGNPLYAFLLMVFFEWGVMLHDLEADNIVKGKRSWSDLKPLLAGQLRKSGKQVLKDYVAFPLLTGPLFLSTLAGNASANLMRNLWAYSIIFCGHFPAGVQTFTEEETAEETRGEWYVRQMLGSANISGSPLFHIMSGNLSHQIEHHLFPDLPANRYPEIAPEVRALCEKFGLPYNTGPLGKQIGSVWAKIFQLALPPRALRSRFARFLPAALRKQPASGVIVMRQQSPTEAGV; encoded by the coding sequence ATGACCATTCTCACCGAGACCAAGGACGGACCGCTGGTCCTCTCGCCAGACCAGGTCGAGGAGATCGGCCGCACGCTCGACGAACTGCGCGACCGCGTCGTCGCCGACCTGGGTGAACGCGACCGCGAGTACATCTACAGCATCATCAAGGCACAGCGCGGGTTCGAGATCGCCGGCCGCGGCCTCATGTACCTGGGTTTCCTGCCGCCGTTCTGGCTGGCCGGCGTGGCGGCGCTGAGCGTGTCGAAGATTCTCGACAATATGGAGATCGGCCACAACGTGATGCACGGCCAGTACGACTGGATGCGTGAGCCGAACCTGAACTCGCGAGTCTTCGAATGGGACAACGTCTGCCCGGGCGACCAGTGGAAGCATTCGCACAATTACATGCACCACACCTACACCAACATCCACGGCCGCGACCGGGATATCGGCTACGGCGTGCTGCGGATCGACGAAGGCCAGGACTGGCACCCCTACTACCTGGGCAACCCGCTGTACGCGTTCCTGCTGATGGTGTTCTTCGAATGGGGTGTGATGCTGCACGACCTCGAAGCGGACAACATCGTCAAGGGCAAGCGCAGCTGGTCGGATCTGAAACCGCTGCTCGCGGGCCAGCTCCGCAAGTCGGGTAAGCAGGTCCTCAAGGACTATGTGGCGTTCCCGCTGCTCACCGGACCGCTGTTCCTGTCGACCCTCGCGGGTAACGCGTCGGCCAATCTGATGCGCAACCTGTGGGCTTATTCGATCATCTTCTGTGGGCACTTCCCCGCGGGTGTGCAGACGTTCACCGAGGAGGAGACCGCCGAGGAGACCCGCGGCGAATGGTACGTGCGCCAGATGCTCGGTTCGGCCAATATCTCCGGCAGCCCGCTGTTCCACATCATGTCCGGCAACCTGTCGCATCAGATCGAGCACCATCTGTTCCCGGATCTGCCGGCCAACAGGTACCCCGAGATCGCACCGGAGGTACGCGCGCTGTGCGAGAAGTTCGGACTGCCTTACAACACCGGGCCGCTCGGGAAGCAGATCGGATCGGTCTGGGCGAAGATCTTCCAGCTGGCCCTGCCGCCGCGGGCGCTGCGGTCCCGGTTCGCTCGGTTCTTGCCCGCTGCGCTGCGGAAACAGCCTGCTTCCGGTGTTATCGTGATGCGTCAGCAGAGTCCAACCGAAGCGGGCGTGTGA
- a CDS encoding mechanosensitive ion channel family protein — MENVIRLLIVFGGTLVVTIALGWGIDRGLRYWSARHPKTTIPGLLRRIQLPLQLFLGFAALRITYPLADLELRQDTVILSVLATMVTMSAVWLVVRIADAVADGLLNSYSRRARDPRRVRQLNTQFTLIRRITSTVLAVATAAIAMLILFPGLRVLGTSLLASAGIIGIIAGVAAQSTLSNLMAGLQIAFGDSVKIGDTVVVEGEMGTVEEITLSFLTVRIWDDRRLTMPVSYFNSKPYENWSRGGPELTGTVFLYLDHSTPVSALRKHLYRYLSDHPDWDGRSWNLLVTDSTPTGIEVRASMTGRDSDAVWSLRCAVREELISWLNEQHPEALPRLAALEGFDKEKAPVR; from the coding sequence GTGGAGAACGTGATACGGCTGCTGATCGTATTCGGGGGCACGCTGGTGGTGACGATCGCGCTCGGCTGGGGGATCGATCGCGGGCTCCGGTACTGGTCGGCCAGGCATCCGAAGACGACCATTCCCGGCCTGCTCCGGCGGATCCAGCTCCCGCTGCAACTGTTCCTCGGCTTCGCCGCGCTCCGGATCACCTACCCGCTGGCCGATCTGGAACTGCGGCAGGACACGGTCATCCTCAGTGTGCTGGCCACGATGGTCACCATGTCGGCGGTCTGGCTGGTCGTCCGGATAGCGGACGCGGTGGCCGACGGCCTGTTGAACAGCTACTCCCGCCGCGCTCGTGACCCACGCCGGGTGCGTCAGCTGAACACCCAGTTCACGCTGATCCGCCGGATCACCAGTACGGTGCTCGCGGTAGCGACCGCCGCCATCGCCATGCTGATCCTGTTTCCCGGGTTGCGCGTGCTGGGTACCTCGCTGCTGGCCTCGGCCGGCATCATCGGCATCATCGCCGGTGTAGCGGCGCAATCCACCCTCAGCAATCTCATGGCGGGGCTGCAGATCGCGTTCGGCGATTCGGTGAAGATCGGCGATACGGTCGTCGTCGAGGGCGAGATGGGCACCGTCGAAGAGATCACACTGTCCTTTCTCACCGTCCGCATCTGGGACGACCGCCGGCTGACCATGCCCGTGTCCTATTTCAACAGCAAGCCGTACGAGAACTGGTCGCGCGGCGGCCCGGAACTCACCGGCACCGTTTTCCTGTACCTGGACCACAGCACCCCGGTATCCGCGCTGCGTAAACACCTCTATCGGTACCTGAGCGACCACCCGGATTGGGACGGCCGGAGCTGGAATCTCCTTGTCACCGACAGCACGCCCACCGGTATCGAGGTCCGCGCGTCGATGACCGGGCGTGATTCGGACGCGGTGTGGTCGCTGCGCTGCGCCGTGCGCGAGGAACTGATCAGCTGGTTGAACGAGCAGCATCCGGAAGCCCTGCCGCGGCTGGCCGCGCTGGAGGGTTTCGACAAGGAGAAGGCGCCGGTGCGGTAG
- a CDS encoding DUF4389 domain-containing protein, with protein sequence MPAPAGYPVRVRGDLDPALSRWLWIVKWILAVPHYIVLFFLHIGYAVVTVIAFFAILFTGRYPRALFDYSVGVVRWTWRVSYYAWTPAGTDKYPPFSLANDDDYPADLDVDYPPTLHRGLVLVKWWLLAIPHYLIIGAMTGAAWVVDYDDAGSAASAMGIPLIGVLTFVALVGLLFVARYSQGLFDFVMGVNRWMLRVQVYASLLRDEYPPFRLDQGARDAVPPPVDTEKPAA encoded by the coding sequence ATGCCTGCTCCCGCCGGTTATCCGGTCCGTGTTCGCGGCGATCTGGACCCCGCGCTGTCGCGCTGGCTGTGGATCGTCAAATGGATTCTCGCGGTACCGCACTACATAGTTCTGTTCTTCCTGCACATCGGTTATGCCGTCGTCACGGTGATCGCGTTCTTCGCGATCCTGTTCACCGGCAGATACCCGCGTGCCCTGTTCGATTACAGCGTCGGGGTGGTGCGATGGACCTGGCGCGTCAGCTACTACGCCTGGACGCCGGCCGGCACCGATAAGTACCCGCCGTTCTCGCTCGCGAACGACGACGACTATCCGGCGGATCTGGACGTCGACTACCCGCCGACCCTGCATCGCGGCCTGGTGCTGGTGAAATGGTGGCTGCTGGCGATCCCGCACTATCTGATCATCGGCGCGATGACCGGTGCCGCCTGGGTGGTCGACTACGACGACGCCGGCAGTGCGGCCAGTGCCATGGGCATCCCGCTGATCGGCGTGCTGACCTTCGTCGCGCTGGTCGGGCTGCTGTTCGTCGCGCGCTATTCGCAGGGCCTGTTCGACTTCGTGATGGGTGTCAACCGGTGGATGCTGCGCGTACAGGTCTACGCCTCGCTGCTGCGCGACGAGTATCCGCCGTTCCGGTTGGATCAGGGCGCACGCGACGCCGTCCCGCCACCGGTCGATACCGAGAAACCCGCCGCCTGA
- the orn gene encoding oligoribonuclease: MSDKLVVWMDCEMTGLDLVADKLIEVAALVTDSDLNVLGDGVDIVIHADDDALAAMPEVVAEMHARSGLTEEVRQSTVTLAEAEQQVLDYVQQYAPTARVVPLAGNSIATDRGFIARDMPRLDAHLHYRMIDVSSIKELCRRWYPRIYFGQPEKGLAHRALADIQESIRELEYYRRTAFVPAPGPSTAEISAIAAEVSAHSVGETGAGAGHTP, translated from the coding sequence GTGTCCGACAAATTAGTGGTGTGGATGGATTGCGAGATGACCGGTCTCGACCTGGTCGCCGACAAACTGATCGAGGTGGCCGCGCTGGTGACAGACAGCGACCTGAATGTCCTCGGTGACGGGGTGGATATCGTCATCCACGCCGACGACGACGCACTCGCCGCCATGCCCGAGGTGGTCGCCGAAATGCACGCCCGGTCCGGCCTCACCGAAGAGGTGCGGCAGTCCACGGTCACCCTTGCCGAGGCCGAGCAGCAGGTATTGGACTACGTGCAGCAGTACGCGCCCACCGCACGGGTGGTACCGCTCGCCGGCAACTCGATCGCGACCGATCGGGGATTCATCGCTCGGGACATGCCGCGGCTGGACGCGCACCTGCACTACCGGATGATCGATGTGAGTTCGATCAAAGAGCTGTGCCGACGCTGGTATCCGCGCATCTACTTCGGCCAGCCGGAGAAGGGTCTGGCCCATCGCGCGCTCGCCGATATCCAGGAATCCATCCGTGAGCTCGAGTACTACCGGCGCACGGCGTTCGTACCCGCTCCCGGCCCCTCGACCGCGGAGATATCCGCCATCGCCGCCGAGGTCAGCGCACATTCCGTAGGCGAAACCGGAGCGGGCGCCGGCCACACACCATAG
- the cmrA gene encoding mycolate reductase (Catalyzes the final step in mycolic acid biosynthesis.): MGLPSPSADSRAVVTGASSGIGTALAAELARRGHSLILVARRGEILDELAGRLTREHGITAEVRAVDLADRAQRAPLTEELAGRDISILCNNAGIATFGPLAALDPAYERDQLELNAVAVHDLTLAVLPAMLTRRAGGILVSGSAAGNMPIPNNTTYAASKAFANTFAESLRGELKGSGVHITLLAPGPVRTETPDPGDASLVDRMVPDFLWVSSDYTARISIDALARNKMRVVPGLIGKGMSAAGNYGPRAVTAPIAGAFYKKLGD, translated from the coding sequence ATGGGTTTGCCTTCGCCTTCCGCTGATAGTCGCGCCGTGGTCACCGGAGCCTCGTCCGGAATCGGAACCGCACTGGCCGCTGAACTCGCCCGGCGGGGGCATTCGCTCATCCTCGTCGCCCGCCGCGGTGAGATTCTCGATGAACTCGCCGGGCGGCTGACCCGCGAGCACGGCATCACCGCCGAGGTCCGCGCGGTCGATCTCGCGGACCGCGCGCAGCGCGCACCCTTGACCGAGGAACTCGCCGGGCGCGATATCTCGATCCTGTGCAACAACGCCGGTATCGCGACCTTCGGCCCGCTCGCCGCCCTGGACCCCGCCTACGAACGCGACCAGCTCGAGCTGAACGCCGTCGCCGTCCACGATCTGACCCTGGCCGTTCTGCCCGCCATGCTGACCCGGCGCGCCGGCGGCATCCTGGTGAGCGGGTCGGCGGCCGGCAATATGCCCATCCCGAACAACACGACCTACGCGGCGAGCAAGGCGTTCGCCAACACTTTCGCCGAATCCCTGCGTGGTGAGCTGAAGGGCTCCGGAGTGCACATCACCCTGCTCGCCCCGGGGCCCGTGCGCACCGAGACGCCCGACCCCGGCGACGCCTCCCTCGTCGATCGGATGGTCCCCGACTTCCTGTGGGTGTCCTCCGACTACACCGCGCGGATCTCGATCGACGCGCTGGCCCGCAACAAGATGCGGGTCGTACCGGGCCTGATCGGCAAGGGTATGAGCGCGGCCGGCAACTACGGCCCCCGCGCGGTCACCGCGCCGATCGCGGGCGCCTTCTACAAGAAACTGGGCGACTGA